The following proteins are co-located in the Flectobacillus major DSM 103 genome:
- a CDS encoding glycoside hydrolase family 10 protein, whose product MCKIIFQVCLFCVFLCSSCHSQKNRSLSVPSKYEFRAVWVATVENIDWPQRGQYNSDLQKKDFIRILDEHKRSNINAVMVQVRDACDAYYAKGLEPWSEFLTGTQGKFPEPFYDPLDFMIQESHARNMEFHAWLNLNRATFRKASTIMPEHISVTRPEWMLTYDGQKILNFGIPEVRDYIVQVVAEILKHYDVDGIHFDDYFYPYPVVGQQLKDEETFRKYNNGIKNIEDWRRNNTDLLIAQISDTIKRMKPYVKFGISPFGVWRNYSATTPQGSKTQAGTTSYHTLYADTRKWLEKGWIDYMAPQVYFERSHNKVPYKTLVNWWTQNTFGRHLYIGHGIYKIKSGWTNTETPSQIRIDRENLSVQGGMYFSSKCLTENYGGIQDSLRTDFYRYPAFIPPMPWKDSIAPKQPQRVILLKEQGQNKLVWQPGEVASDGNENIYFAVYRFEKAEKINLQKIEKVLYIGRDNTFLDNTSEKARGYVYAVTSFDRLHNESLPTMVVVNYGE is encoded by the coding sequence ATGTGTAAGATAATTTTTCAGGTATGCCTGTTCTGTGTGTTTCTTTGTTCGAGTTGTCATTCTCAAAAAAATCGCTCTCTTAGTGTTCCATCCAAATATGAGTTTCGAGCTGTTTGGGTTGCTACCGTTGAAAATATTGATTGGCCTCAGCGAGGACAATATAATTCCGACCTTCAGAAAAAAGATTTTATTAGAATATTAGACGAACATAAACGCTCTAATATTAATGCTGTCATGGTACAAGTACGTGATGCCTGCGATGCCTATTATGCTAAAGGGCTTGAGCCATGGTCTGAATTTTTGACAGGTACACAGGGCAAATTTCCAGAGCCATTCTACGACCCTCTCGATTTTATGATTCAGGAAAGCCATGCACGCAATATGGAGTTCCATGCTTGGCTCAATCTTAATCGGGCTACATTCAGAAAAGCTTCCACTATTATGCCTGAGCATATTAGTGTAACTCGGCCAGAATGGATGTTGACTTACGATGGGCAGAAAATACTGAATTTTGGTATTCCCGAAGTGCGAGATTATATCGTGCAAGTAGTAGCCGAAATCCTCAAGCATTATGATGTCGATGGGATTCATTTCGATGACTATTTTTATCCTTATCCTGTGGTTGGCCAGCAGTTGAAAGATGAAGAAACCTTTAGGAAGTATAATAATGGCATTAAAAATATCGAAGATTGGCGACGAAACAATACCGATTTGCTGATAGCCCAAATTAGTGATACTATCAAGCGAATGAAGCCTTATGTTAAGTTTGGGATTAGTCCTTTTGGGGTTTGGCGAAATTATAGTGCTACTACACCCCAAGGCTCAAAAACTCAGGCTGGAACAACCTCGTACCATACTCTTTATGCAGATACCCGCAAATGGCTAGAAAAAGGCTGGATAGATTATATGGCTCCGCAGGTGTATTTTGAAAGAAGTCACAATAAAGTACCTTACAAAACTCTGGTAAATTGGTGGACACAAAATACCTTTGGCCGCCACTTGTATATTGGGCATGGTATTTATAAAATAAAATCGGGCTGGACTAATACCGAAACGCCAAGCCAAATTCGTATCGACCGTGAAAATTTAAGTGTTCAGGGAGGAATGTATTTTAGCTCTAAATGTCTTACCGAAAACTACGGCGGTATTCAAGACTCGCTACGTACCGATTTTTATCGTTATCCTGCTTTTATTCCACCTATGCCTTGGAAAGACAGTATTGCTCCCAAACAGCCTCAGAGGGTTATTTTGTTGAAGGAACAAGGACAAAACAAACTGGTGTGGCAACCAGGAGAAGTTGCTTCTGATGGCAACGAAAATATCTATTTTGCTGTGTATCGTTTTGAGAAAGCCGAAAAAATCAATTTACAAAAAATAGAAAAGGTCTTGTATATTGGACGAGACAATACGTTTTTAGATAATACGTCCGAAAAAGCACGTGGCTATGTTTATGCCGTAACGTCTTTTGATAGGCTTCATAACGAATCACTTCCAACCATGGTAGTCGTTAATTATGGAGAGTAA